A DNA window from Gillisia sp. Hel1_33_143 contains the following coding sequences:
- a CDS encoding TVP38/TMEM64 family protein, whose translation MNTASLENASVKKSKAPLYISISIIALIIGSYFLIPSVQQFLNESWSVLTSNNNERIKNWVDGFGWFGPLLLVLCMVAQMFLLVIPSVALMVVSILAYGPVWGSLIVLVSIFTASSTGYWIGRYFGPGIVEKLIGHKSEKKIANFLEDYGFWAVIVTRLNPFLSNDAISFVGGILKMGYWRFIFATIVGIAPLTLFIAVIGKSTDSLKNGLLWGSLVSLVIFGLYVYWDKCKRN comes from the coding sequence ATGAATACTGCATCTCTCGAAAATGCTTCAGTTAAAAAAAGCAAAGCGCCATTATATATTTCCATAAGCATTATTGCACTGATAATTGGCTCTTATTTTTTGATTCCCAGCGTACAACAATTCTTAAATGAGAGCTGGAGCGTACTTACTAGCAATAATAATGAACGTATCAAAAACTGGGTAGATGGTTTTGGTTGGTTTGGCCCTTTGCTCTTAGTATTATGTATGGTAGCGCAAATGTTCCTTCTAGTGATTCCGTCCGTTGCGCTTATGGTTGTTTCGATTTTGGCCTACGGTCCGGTTTGGGGTAGTTTAATTGTACTGGTTTCCATATTTACCGCCTCCTCTACAGGTTATTGGATTGGTCGATATTTTGGACCTGGGATTGTAGAGAAATTAATTGGTCATAAATCTGAAAAAAAGATCGCCAATTTTTTGGAAGATTATGGTTTTTGGGCAGTAATCGTTACACGTTTAAACCCTTTTCTTTCAAATGATGCGATAAGTTTTGTTGGGGGAATTCTTAAAATGGGATATTGGCGCTTTATTTTTGCTACTATAGTTGGGATTGCACCTTTAACACTATTTATAGCTGTAATAGGCAAAAGTACCGATTCTTTAAAAAACGGATTATTATGGGGATCGTTGGTTAGTTTGGTAATTTTCGGACTATATGTTTACTGGGATAAATGTAAAAGAAATTAA
- a CDS encoding DUF2490 domain-containing protein, with amino-acid sequence MTFKAQIKITLFLFFFLTSNNLAFTQNTQSYFFENEFEVSLTLVNRWSMNFGVGSRSMLEERFDGERIFGYQHEHLELNHFTNYQTNESLLLSLGLRYRFKEIFNPIETNEIRIIEQIKFVPINSSLFHRLRLEQRFRKNTIHRLRYDISYWFPLDQNFSLTLGTEALYAISSQLKPEAEQRFSIDLEISALKDLELELGFEYRIENYSQDLEHEYFILTGMSLNLN; translated from the coding sequence ATGACTTTCAAGGCTCAAATAAAAATAACTCTCTTCTTATTTTTTTTTCTTACGAGCAATAATCTTGCATTTACACAAAATACGCAATCTTACTTTTTTGAAAATGAATTCGAGGTTTCTCTCACTTTAGTAAACAGATGGTCTATGAATTTTGGAGTAGGTAGTCGCAGTATGCTCGAAGAAAGATTTGATGGTGAAAGAATATTTGGGTATCAACATGAGCACCTCGAGTTGAATCATTTTACGAATTATCAAACCAATGAATCACTGCTTTTAAGTCTAGGACTGCGATATAGATTTAAAGAAATCTTCAATCCTATTGAAACAAATGAAATCAGAATTATTGAGCAAATAAAATTTGTGCCTATAAATTCATCTCTCTTCCATAGATTACGCCTCGAACAGAGATTTAGAAAAAATACAATACATCGTCTAAGATATGATATATCATATTGGTTTCCTCTAGACCAAAATTTCTCTTTAACATTAGGAACGGAAGCTTTATATGCTATTTCTTCCCAACTAAAACCAGAGGCCGAACAAAGATTCTCAATTGATCTAGAAATTTCTGCTTTGAAAGATTTAGAACTTGAGCTTGGTTTCGAATATAGGATAGAAAACTATTCTCAAGATCTGGAACATGAGTATTTTATACTAACTGGGATGAGTCTGAATCTGAACTAA
- a CDS encoding TonB-dependent receptor, with protein MKQLLLLCIMLTGSLMLSQNSQVYGIVNDANMHPLSSVTVLLKGLNKGTLSNNKGEFYFYDLKDGNYTLTISYIGFKTKEISFSITNNEDLNLKPIVIYEGSEILNEVIIQGERTNKFSRKKTAYVAKLPLKDIENTQVYSTITTELLKSQLTTNFDDALKNATGVEQLWASTGRGGDGAGYYSLRGFSVQPQLVNGLPGLTNGTINPANIERIEVLKGPSATLFGNAVSSYGGLINVVTKKPYIGTGGELSFSTGSYGLNQIIGDYNTALSKKDDLYFRINTAYTTEQSFQDAGFRKSFFVAPSLSYKVNNKLSFSFYSEITQAEQTNPTFLFLNRSAPSEAKNLEELNYNNKLSFTSNDLTLENPNQNYRVEMDYKISDSWQSQTLVSKSATSTNGYYSYLFEYGILPNNTFTRYINKQNSNTQTTDIQQNFIGDFKIENLRNRVVIGLDYFTATTTDNSTGYAFYGNITPQGGANGDNPFTENVEGDLYQLSTSAVDAVLASQPLGNNKSRYHIYSLYASDVLSITDNFSAMLGLRLDRFDNEGDVNTEEDNYQQNTLSPKFGLLYQPIKDKLSVFGNYQNGFNNIAPKLVGNPEDGAQQLKTFKPERANQTEIGIKTNFFQNRFNLTASYYNIQVKDRVIQDPDSPFNSIQGGEIESKGFEIEINTNPLRGLNIRAGYSYNESETTKTDDPLILNKRPLEAGPKTLYNFWADYQFNGVLDGFGSGLGFNGASERFVKNYTTTGNFILPSYFVANASVYYKNDHYRIGLKLNNVLNKEYYKGWSTINPQTPRALIANISYTF; from the coding sequence ATGAAACAACTATTACTTCTTTGCATAATGTTAACCGGCAGCTTGATGCTTTCACAAAATTCTCAGGTTTACGGAATAGTTAACGATGCAAATATGCATCCCCTTTCTAGCGTAACCGTTCTATTAAAAGGTCTGAATAAAGGCACCCTGTCTAACAATAAAGGAGAATTCTATTTTTATGATCTTAAAGACGGAAACTATACCCTAACTATTTCCTATATAGGTTTTAAAACCAAAGAAATTTCTTTTTCCATTACCAACAATGAAGATCTAAATTTAAAACCAATAGTTATCTATGAAGGCAGCGAGATCTTGAATGAGGTGATCATACAGGGAGAACGCACTAACAAATTCTCTAGAAAGAAAACCGCTTATGTGGCTAAATTACCTCTAAAAGATATAGAGAACACTCAGGTTTATAGCACTATTACAACAGAACTCTTAAAATCTCAACTAACAACAAATTTTGATGATGCTTTAAAAAATGCTACAGGGGTAGAACAATTATGGGCATCTACCGGTCGAGGTGGTGATGGAGCTGGCTATTATTCACTACGTGGATTTTCTGTGCAGCCTCAATTGGTTAATGGATTGCCTGGATTAACGAATGGAACCATTAATCCTGCGAATATTGAGCGAATTGAAGTCTTAAAAGGCCCTTCTGCTACCTTATTTGGTAACGCTGTAAGTTCTTACGGAGGACTTATAAATGTAGTTACCAAAAAACCGTATATAGGAACTGGCGGAGAGTTATCCTTTTCTACCGGATCATACGGGCTTAATCAAATCATTGGTGATTATAATACCGCATTAAGCAAAAAAGACGATCTCTATTTTAGAATAAATACCGCTTATACTACAGAACAAAGTTTTCAGGACGCAGGATTTAGAAAATCTTTCTTCGTAGCACCTTCTCTGTCTTATAAAGTAAATAACAAACTTTCATTTTCTTTCTATTCAGAAATCACACAGGCAGAACAAACCAATCCTACATTTTTATTCTTGAACAGATCTGCACCATCTGAGGCTAAAAATCTTGAAGAACTCAACTACAACAATAAATTATCTTTTACGAGTAATGATCTCACCTTAGAAAATCCCAATCAGAACTATAGAGTGGAGATGGATTATAAAATTTCAGATTCTTGGCAGTCTCAAACTCTGGTGTCAAAAAGTGCAACTTCTACCAACGGTTATTATTCCTATTTATTTGAATACGGAATTTTACCCAACAACACATTTACCAGATATATAAACAAACAAAACTCCAATACTCAAACCACCGATATTCAGCAAAATTTTATTGGCGATTTTAAGATTGAAAACTTAAGAAATAGAGTGGTTATTGGATTAGATTACTTTACTGCTACTACCACAGATAATAGTACGGGTTATGCTTTTTATGGCAACATTACTCCACAAGGTGGGGCCAATGGAGATAATCCATTTACAGAGAATGTGGAAGGGGATCTTTATCAGCTTTCCACCTCAGCTGTAGACGCTGTGCTAGCTTCTCAACCTTTAGGGAATAACAAATCTAGATATCATATCTATAGTTTATATGCTTCTGATGTTTTAAGTATTACCGATAATTTCTCTGCGATGTTAGGCTTAAGATTAGATAGGTTTGATAATGAAGGGGATGTTAATACAGAAGAAGACAACTATCAGCAAAATACGCTATCTCCTAAATTCGGACTGCTTTATCAGCCAATAAAAGATAAACTTTCGGTGTTTGGAAACTATCAAAATGGTTTCAATAATATAGCTCCAAAACTGGTTGGAAATCCCGAAGATGGCGCACAACAACTTAAAACCTTCAAGCCTGAAAGAGCCAATCAGACGGAAATTGGAATAAAGACTAACTTTTTTCAAAATAGATTCAATTTAACAGCAAGTTATTATAACATTCAGGTTAAAGATAGAGTGATACAAGATCCAGACTCTCCTTTTAATAGCATTCAGGGTGGGGAAATAGAAAGTAAAGGTTTTGAGATCGAAATAAACACCAATCCGTTACGAGGATTAAATATAAGAGCAGGTTACAGCTATAATGAAAGTGAAACCACCAAAACAGACGATCCTTTAATTCTGAATAAAAGGCCTTTAGAAGCCGGTCCCAAAACCTTATATAATTTTTGGGCAGATTATCAATTTAACGGCGTGTTAGATGGATTTGGATCTGGATTAGGTTTTAACGGAGCCAGTGAGCGTTTTGTTAAGAATTATACTACTACCGGGAACTTTATTTTACCTAGTTATTTTGTAGCAAATGCTTCGGTTTACTATAAAAATGACCACTACAGAATAGGATTAAAACTGAATAATGTTCTTAATAAAGAATACTATAAAGGGTGGTCTACCATCAATCCGCAAACTCCAAGAGCATTAATTGCCAACATTTCATACACTTTTTAA
- a CDS encoding PepSY-associated TM helix domain-containing protein: protein MNFKKIVFQAHKIIGLVTGIIIFVVAITGCCWVFKEEIESLTSKEIYIEPQSTAILTPSEVKTIAEDVFPENTIHGAIYGKTNENIEVVFYDLEPEFYKSVFIAPYTGEILKINDHFSGFFAFVLKGHTRLWLPAWLGEEIIAISVLLFVIIMISGFILWLPKKTKNLKHRLKFNWKKTTRWKRKNFDLHSIVGFYSIPLAIILAFTGLVMSYDWFQKSVYVTIGGEKNPTFLIPENMNSPENISASTLPIDLLLPKLKNENPKAKSFEIHYPYNASESIYVEVTNTDGIYYDSDFLFFDQNSLEEIKSPSIYGRYEDAKIADKILRMNYDIHIGAIGGIAGKILAFLISLTIASLPVTGILLWYGRNYKKKKRSTKSKPML, encoded by the coding sequence ATGAATTTTAAGAAGATCGTTTTTCAGGCACATAAGATAATAGGCTTAGTTACAGGTATTATAATTTTTGTTGTTGCCATTACCGGTTGCTGTTGGGTTTTTAAAGAAGAGATTGAATCCCTAACTAGCAAAGAGATCTATATTGAACCTCAAAGTACTGCAATCTTAACTCCTTCTGAAGTAAAAACTATTGCAGAAGATGTATTTCCAGAAAACACCATTCATGGTGCTATTTATGGAAAAACCAATGAAAACATTGAAGTAGTATTTTACGACTTGGAGCCAGAATTTTATAAGAGTGTGTTCATAGCTCCGTACACCGGAGAGATTCTAAAAATTAATGATCATTTCTCAGGATTTTTTGCTTTCGTTCTTAAAGGTCATACCAGATTATGGTTACCCGCTTGGTTGGGAGAAGAGATCATTGCTATCTCTGTGTTATTATTTGTTATTATCATGATCTCAGGATTTATTCTATGGTTACCTAAGAAAACTAAAAATTTAAAGCACAGATTAAAATTTAATTGGAAAAAGACCACGAGATGGAAAAGAAAGAATTTTGATCTACATTCTATTGTTGGTTTTTACAGCATTCCGCTAGCCATTATATTAGCCTTTACCGGACTTGTAATGTCTTATGATTGGTTTCAAAAATCTGTGTATGTAACTATTGGCGGAGAGAAAAATCCAACCTTTTTAATTCCGGAAAATATGAATAGTCCAGAAAATATTAGTGCGTCCACGTTACCAATTGATCTTTTATTACCAAAGCTTAAAAATGAAAATCCTAAAGCAAAAAGTTTCGAAATACATTACCCTTATAATGCATCAGAATCTATATATGTAGAAGTTACTAATACAGATGGTATCTATTACGATTCAGATTTTTTATTCTTTGATCAAAACTCCCTGGAAGAAATAAAATCTCCATCAATTTATGGCAGGTATGAAGATGCTAAAATTGCAGATAAAATTCTAAGAATGAATTATGATATCCACATTGGTGCTATTGGTGGTATTGCTGGTAAGATCTTAGCATTTTTGATAAGTTTAACCATTGCAAGTTTACCTGTAACCGGGATACTACTATGGTATGGAAGAAATTACAAAAAAAAGAAGAGATCAACTAAAAGTAAACCTATGCTATAA
- a CDS encoding endo alpha-1,4 polygalactosaminidase, whose amino-acid sequence MIFLALLLTINLGCSSNDPEMPLEDLDFRQEMRDFVIDISTYSHSLAPNFMIIPQNGIALITSNGEPEDPRATTYLQAIDANAQEDLLYGYEDDDKRTPVDVTKELKSLLDISYAENKKILVVDYCWTSSKVIKSYAENNDSNYISFAAPSRELDKIPDTNTTLNNENSSNITSLKMAKNFLYLLNYDRFSTKNQLLTALSKTNYDLLILDAYYNEEIFTKEDVQQLKTKQNGGSRLVISYMSIGEAESYRYYWDSTWKKNTPDWLSNENPEWEGNYKVKYWNKDWQNIIYGAESSYTDKIIKCGFDGVYLDIIDAYEYYE is encoded by the coding sequence ATGATTTTCTTAGCCCTGTTGTTAACTATTAATCTTGGATGTTCTAGCAACGACCCTGAAATGCCACTGGAAGATCTAGATTTCCGTCAGGAAATGAGAGATTTCGTAATTGATATTAGTACTTATTCTCATAGTTTGGCTCCTAATTTTATGATTATTCCTCAAAATGGAATAGCACTTATTACCAGCAATGGAGAGCCGGAAGATCCTAGAGCTACGACTTATCTTCAGGCTATAGACGCCAATGCACAAGAAGATCTTTTGTATGGTTATGAAGACGATGATAAGCGTACTCCGGTTGATGTAACTAAGGAGCTTAAAAGTTTGCTGGATATTTCTTATGCTGAAAATAAAAAGATATTGGTGGTAGATTATTGCTGGACTTCCTCGAAGGTAATTAAATCTTATGCTGAAAATAATGATAGTAATTATATATCCTTTGCTGCACCAAGTAGAGAGTTAGATAAGATTCCAGATACAAATACTACTCTTAATAATGAAAATTCTTCGAATATCACCTCCTTAAAGATGGCTAAGAATTTTTTATATCTGTTGAATTATGACCGATTTAGCACTAAAAATCAGCTGCTAACAGCACTCTCCAAAACAAATTATGATCTTCTAATATTAGATGCGTATTATAATGAAGAGATTTTCACGAAAGAAGATGTTCAGCAATTAAAGACCAAACAAAACGGTGGGAGTAGATTAGTGATTTCTTATATGTCTATTGGTGAAGCCGAGTCTTACCGATATTATTGGGATAGTACTTGGAAAAAAAATACTCCGGATTGGTTGAGTAATGAAAATCCGGAATGGGAAGGCAATTACAAGGTGAAATATTGGAACAAAGACTGGCAGAACATAATTTATGGAGCAGAATCTTCTTATACAGATAAAATTATAAAGTGTGGTTTTGATGGTGTCTACTTAGATATAATAGACGCATATGAGTATTATGAATAA
- the pelF gene encoding GT4 family glycosyltransferase PelF, translating to MGKEAVMLVLEGTYPYNGGGVSTWAHLLCSKVQNVNFKLYSINANFENKPKYDLSPNITEVIQVPLWTPDEPYDYISYGDEYYKTVGKKEWTTTAVVEKNFVPLFSKLLNLIYDENVDVKDLDEVFRALWLYFEDYDYKETMRSEPVWKAYREAISKNIVRDYSPDAALIDITIGLRWIYRFLIPLAITDVPKCAIAHLTLSGFPVIPALIAHYKYGTKIMLTEHGVFIRERLLALNNSEYPFFLKRLLIQFSEAIAKLAYYKSDAIVSVNQFNIKWEKMYGADPKKISIIYNGIDSEKFKPKPKPQHLQKIPTVVAAARIFELKDVLTMIRSCAVVKKEIPEILYLVYGDDKAVPEYTQTCLELIEELGVEENFRFMGPRNDSHEIFPEGDLSILTSISEGFPYTVIESMSCGVPVVSTDVGGVKEALDENSGYLCKPKNAEEIGLRIIELLQDNEKRLNMAKHARQRVLDNFTISKFIQQYEDIYESLLQENIVESKYMEVE from the coding sequence ATGGGGAAGGAAGCAGTGATGTTGGTATTGGAGGGAACATATCCTTATAACGGGGGTGGAGTTTCTACTTGGGCACATTTATTATGTAGTAAGGTGCAAAACGTAAATTTCAAATTGTATTCTATAAATGCAAATTTTGAAAATAAGCCTAAATATGATCTAAGTCCGAATATCACGGAAGTGATTCAGGTTCCTTTATGGACCCCAGATGAGCCTTATGATTATATTAGTTACGGTGATGAATATTATAAAACCGTGGGAAAGAAAGAATGGACTACTACTGCCGTTGTAGAAAAGAATTTTGTTCCATTATTCTCTAAGCTTCTGAACCTAATTTATGATGAAAATGTAGATGTTAAAGACCTAGATGAGGTTTTTAGAGCGTTATGGTTGTATTTTGAAGACTATGACTATAAAGAGACCATGAGAAGTGAGCCGGTTTGGAAGGCCTACAGAGAGGCGATCTCTAAAAATATCGTAAGAGACTATAGCCCGGATGCAGCCTTAATAGATATTACTATTGGTTTACGATGGATCTATAGATTTCTAATTCCATTGGCCATTACCGACGTTCCAAAATGTGCTATTGCGCACCTAACTCTCTCCGGTTTCCCAGTTATTCCGGCTTTGATTGCACATTATAAATACGGTACCAAGATAATGCTTACAGAGCACGGCGTATTTATTAGAGAGCGTCTATTGGCGCTTAATAATTCTGAATATCCGTTCTTTTTAAAACGACTTTTAATACAATTCTCTGAAGCCATAGCAAAATTGGCTTATTACAAATCTGATGCGATTGTTTCTGTAAATCAATTCAATATAAAATGGGAAAAGATGTATGGGGCAGATCCTAAAAAGATATCTATAATTTATAATGGAATAGATTCTGAAAAATTCAAGCCTAAACCTAAACCTCAACATCTTCAGAAGATACCAACCGTAGTGGCTGCTGCAAGGATCTTTGAATTAAAAGATGTATTAACCATGATACGATCTTGCGCAGTTGTAAAGAAAGAAATTCCAGAAATACTATACCTAGTTTATGGTGACGATAAAGCAGTTCCAGAGTACACTCAAACCTGTTTAGAACTTATTGAAGAATTAGGAGTAGAGGAAAACTTTAGATTTATGGGACCTAGAAATGATTCTCATGAGATTTTCCCGGAGGGAGATCTATCTATCCTAACATCTATATCAGAAGGTTTCCCGTATACTGTAATAGAAAGTATGAGTTGTGGTGTTCCTGTAGTCTCTACAGATGTGGGTGGTGTAAAAGAGGCACTAGATGAAAACAGCGGATATTTATGCAAACCTAAAAATGCAGAAGAGATTGGATTACGCATTATAGAATTATTGCAGGATAATGAGAAACGCTTAAATATGGCTAAACATGCCAGACAGCGGGTTTTGGACAATTTTACCATCTCAAAGTTCATACAACAATATGAAGATATTTACGAATCGCTTTTACAAGAGAATATAGTAGAGAGCAAATACATGGAGGTGGAATAA
- the pelG gene encoding exopolysaccharide Pel transporter PelG, with protein MSPDQIKAVASLIIQVKERNGKPVNLNVIIATIESLGIREIDAQNDYGFKSISHLAEYIYKTFGLRAYNNLKNDKQRIAEAKNYKKIAIASNFSSRALKQFVVENGSGIANFFPVSIQVISIVLFGISLWTFSKFNNLQSTAVVLGVIIGFIATGGFVQVIGKQVSYYWYNEDFYMARHSVIKIIKYGTQTIFAIFLLSAVLNFITPLYSFSFVIICFAYALLIGFLLLVLAPLYALKQRWMITVSITLGTALALALHFTTNIPVYIIHWSSILFAALISVFYLQWFLKHTLKRKISRSIVEPKVTLSIYRNFNYFLYGIFFFLFIFMDRIIAWSSSTNREIPYLFYYEKDYEIGMDLAILFFFLLGGVLEYSITSFNRHLDYYQLIHSYSKFKKFNSKMIELYYRNLRLLLITTVGVAILLYLIMTQPWGYSAGFDETLSELSIKVSILGSLGYIFLTIGVLNTLYLYTLNQNRKPLIAIIAALITNFTFGVLCSRLISYEYAVIGMMLGSLVFMIVTFRYTKRFFKNLDYYYYAAY; from the coding sequence ATGAGTCCGGATCAAATAAAAGCGGTAGCATCGCTAATTATACAGGTTAAAGAACGAAACGGTAAGCCCGTAAACCTAAATGTAATAATTGCCACTATAGAATCTTTAGGGATACGAGAAATCGATGCTCAAAATGATTATGGTTTTAAAAGTATCTCTCACCTTGCAGAGTACATTTACAAAACCTTTGGGCTTAGAGCCTATAATAATCTTAAGAACGATAAACAACGTATTGCAGAAGCTAAGAATTATAAGAAAATAGCAATAGCTTCTAACTTTTCTTCTCGAGCCTTAAAGCAATTTGTAGTTGAAAATGGCTCTGGTATAGCAAACTTTTTTCCTGTTTCAATTCAAGTGATATCTATTGTACTGTTTGGCATATCGCTCTGGACCTTTTCAAAATTTAATAACCTCCAATCTACCGCTGTAGTTTTAGGTGTAATAATTGGATTTATTGCAACAGGTGGGTTTGTTCAGGTTATTGGGAAACAGGTGTCCTATTACTGGTATAATGAAGATTTCTACATGGCCCGGCATTCGGTAATCAAGATCATAAAATATGGTACACAAACCATCTTTGCAATATTCCTGCTATCTGCAGTACTCAACTTTATAACCCCACTTTATTCTTTTAGTTTTGTTATAATTTGCTTTGCCTATGCTTTATTAATTGGGTTTCTCCTTTTAGTATTAGCTCCTCTATATGCGTTAAAGCAACGTTGGATGATCACGGTGAGTATTACCTTAGGAACTGCTTTGGCTTTAGCATTGCATTTTACTACCAACATACCTGTTTACATTATACACTGGAGCAGTATTCTTTTTGCAGCATTAATCTCTGTATTTTATCTGCAGTGGTTTTTAAAACATACACTAAAGAGGAAAATATCCCGGTCTATCGTAGAACCAAAGGTTACCCTGTCTATCTACAGGAATTTTAATTATTTTCTATATGGGATATTCTTTTTCCTTTTTATATTTATGGACAGGATCATAGCCTGGTCTTCTTCTACAAATCGTGAGATTCCCTATTTATTCTACTACGAAAAAGATTATGAGATTGGAATGGATCTAGCCATTCTATTCTTTTTCTTATTGGGGGGAGTTCTGGAATATAGCATCACATCGTTTAACAGACATTTAGATTATTATCAGCTTATTCACAGCTATTCTAAATTTAAGAAATTCAATTCTAAGATGATAGAATTATATTATAGAAATTTAAGATTGTTACTTATAACCACTGTAGGAGTTGCCATACTTTTATATCTTATTATGACGCAACCTTGGGGATACAGCGCCGGATTTGATGAAACCCTATCTGAGCTCAGTATTAAAGTAAGCATTTTAGGTAGTTTAGGATATATTTTCTTAACCATTGGTGTTCTTAACACCTTATATCTATATACTCTTAATCAAAATAGAAAACCCCTAATAGCTATAATTGCAGCACTAATAACCAACTTTACATTTGGTGTGCTTTGCAGCAGGTTGATATCTTATGAATATGCCGTAATTGGCATGATGTTAGGATCTTTAGTATTTATGATCGTTACATTTAGATACACCAAACGTTTTTTTAAAAATCTGGACTATTACTATTATGCAGCGTATTAA
- a CDS encoding endo alpha-1,4 polygalactosaminidase — translation MQRIKFIMMCIVCFSIFSFSKCKNDIEKKVLVNYGDFDPETVKGYDYLIIESAHFSAEDIKLLKMHNQNVLAYVSFGEVNESASHYSDISKYTLSKNEVWNSYVLDLANKNTRQAVFKIVKNNIEKKGFDGLFLDNIDNYTSFGPTPYKLAALVSFLKEIKEKYPTTHLMQNAGLEVLPKTKDLINSIAVESIATDYNFETSTYKLRESKDFKERLDHLNMTSQQFGLPTIVIEYADTRDLAKEVLKRMSSYKTNLFIGEIELQNIPRYEP, via the coding sequence ATGCAGCGTATTAAATTTATAATGATGTGCATTGTTTGCTTTTCCATATTTAGCTTTTCTAAGTGCAAGAATGATATTGAGAAAAAAGTTTTAGTAAACTATGGAGATTTTGATCCGGAAACTGTAAAAGGTTATGATTATCTAATCATAGAAAGTGCACATTTTTCTGCAGAAGATATTAAATTATTGAAAATGCACAACCAAAATGTGCTGGCTTACGTAAGCTTTGGGGAAGTGAATGAATCTGCCTCTCATTACAGCGATATTTCAAAATACACCTTGTCTAAAAATGAGGTTTGGAACAGCTACGTTTTAGATTTAGCTAATAAAAATACGAGACAAGCAGTGTTTAAAATTGTGAAGAACAATATTGAAAAAAAAGGTTTTGACGGTCTGTTTTTAGACAATATAGATAATTATACTTCATTTGGGCCAACCCCTTACAAACTAGCTGCTTTGGTTAGTTTTTTAAAAGAGATCAAAGAAAAATATCCAACAACTCACCTCATGCAAAATGCGGGACTTGAGGTTTTGCCTAAAACAAAAGATCTAATAAACTCTATTGCTGTAGAATCTATAGCAACAGATTATAATTTTGAAACTTCTACTTATAAACTAAGAGAAAGCAAAGACTTTAAAGAAAGATTAGATCACCTTAATATGACAAGTCAGCAATTTGGATTGCCTACCATAGTAATTGAATACGCAGATACTAGAGATCTGGCCAAAGAAGTACTTAAACGTATGAGTAGCTACAAGACAAACCTTTTTATAGGTGAAATAGAACTTCAAAACATTCCGCGTTATGAACCATGA